GGGCGTGCAGTGGGTGGAGCGGCCGGGGGGCGAGACGGAGCTGGTGGCGGCGCTGGAGCGGGTGGTGCGCCGGTTGGGGCTGGGGCCGCGGGGGGCGAGTCGGGGGCCGGGGGCGCACGGGCTGGTGGGGCAGTCGGGGGCGCTGGGCGAGGTGCTGGCGAAGATCGAGAAGGTGGCGCCGGGCGACGCGAACGTGTGCATATGGGGGGAGTCGGGGACGGGCAAGGAGCTGATCGCGCGGGCGATTCACGCGCAGAGTGCGCGGTGGGAGCGGCCGCTGGTGACGCTGGACTGCACGGCGATTCCGGAGGGGCTGATGGAGAGCCACCTGTTTGGGCACGTGCGGGGGAGCTTCACGGGGGCGGTGGAGCATCGGACGGGGTTTTTCGCGCTGGCGCACACGGGGACGCTGTTCATCGACGAGATCAGTGAGCTGAGCCTGCCGTTGCAGGCGAAGCTGCTGCGGGTGATTCAGACGCGGGAGTTCGTGAAGGTGGGGGGGAGCAAGCCGACGCGGACGGACATCCGGCTGATCACGGCGTCGAACAAGGATTTGCGGCGGGCGGTGCGGGAGGGGCAGTTTCGGGAGGATTTGTACTATCGGATCGCGGTGGTGATGCTGGAGGTGCCGCCGCTGCGGGCGCGGCGGGGGGACATTGC
The Candidatus Methylomirabilota bacterium genome window above contains:
- a CDS encoding sigma-54 dependent transcriptional regulator translates to MLDETMELSAPVRGLASLNGWQPHFIGSLHEMELAVQAHGRPALTVVNLQAPLTAWEVGQRLRGLGLGPDSPVVVLGDEGAAGAGPALPGVQWVERPGGETELVAALERVVRRLGLGPRGASRGPGAHGLVGQSGALGEVLAKIEKVAPGDANVCIWGESGTGKELIARAIHAQSARWERPLVTLDCTAIPEGLMESHLFGHVRGSFTGAVEHRTGFFALAHTGTLFIDEISELSLPLQAKLLRVIQTREFVKVGGSKPTRTDIRLITASNKDLRRAVREGQFREDLYYRIAVVMLEVPPLRARRGDIAVLVEHFLRKFAAAHHKRVPRLTAGALELLVGAEWPGNVRQLENCIEQA